A genomic window from Brevibacillus agri includes:
- a CDS encoding SDR family oxidoreductase, with protein MDLQLHGRTALVLASSKGLGKATALCLAQEGANVTICGRDEQAMEAVRAEIEQAAGQSPLAVPVDVTKPGDIERVVQETVRHFGSVDILVNNSGGPATGKFDQLTDEQWILAFELNLLSYVRAIRAVLPHMRAKQFGRIVNFASSSFKQPLENLVLSNTFRTGVLGLAKTLSAELGPDGILINTIGPGRIATDRVQQLDGLSAQGQGISAEEVRQNWEKQIPVGRYGQPDEFARMVTFLASPANSYITGQSFLVDGGLVRAI; from the coding sequence ATGGATCTTCAATTGCATGGCAGGACAGCCCTCGTGCTCGCCTCGTCAAAAGGCTTGGGCAAAGCGACCGCGCTCTGCCTGGCGCAGGAGGGAGCGAATGTCACCATTTGCGGCAGAGACGAGCAGGCGATGGAAGCCGTGCGCGCCGAAATTGAGCAGGCAGCGGGGCAGTCGCCTCTGGCCGTTCCGGTGGATGTCACCAAGCCGGGAGACATCGAGCGAGTCGTGCAGGAAACGGTTCGCCACTTCGGCAGCGTAGATATACTGGTCAACAACTCGGGCGGACCTGCGACGGGCAAGTTCGACCAGTTGACGGACGAGCAGTGGATTTTGGCCTTCGAGCTGAACCTGTTGAGCTACGTCCGGGCGATCCGCGCTGTTTTGCCGCACATGCGCGCCAAGCAGTTCGGGCGAATCGTCAACTTTGCGTCTTCCTCGTTCAAGCAGCCGCTGGAAAACTTGGTCTTGTCGAACACGTTTCGCACAGGGGTTCTGGGGCTGGCCAAAACGCTTTCCGCTGAGCTGGGGCCGGATGGCATTCTCATCAACACGATCGGCCCGGGACGAATTGCGACAGACCGGGTGCAGCAACTGGACGGGCTGAGTGCGCAGGGGCAAGGGATTAGCGCAGAGGAAGTCCGGCAAAACTGGGAAAAACAAATCCCGGTCGGCAGGTACGGCCAGCCGGATGAGTTCGCGCGCATGGTGACGTTTTTGGCATCGCCAGCCAACAGCTATATCACGGGGCAGTCTTTCCTCGTGGACGGAGGACTGGTTCGGGCGATCTAG
- a CDS encoding efflux RND transporter permease subunit — MNKMILFLLKRRLIVYLFTFLLVIAGLGSLLSFNVELVPKTNFPVLSVNISGGALPPEEMEEKITKKVEQELKSIADIKEYSSTTGTGYVNVQITATEGQGEKVKQDVQNAVNRLRNGFPKAVDSVSVNQMNFGNEQMIDYALVGADPQAMLSLAKTTIKDRIEEVSGVKEVAVSDRSFENKIAITLRPDRLSAYRTTPSEVISQLQETNWKQAIGTLENTGFDTVVMIDNTFNSVQELNALPIVTPNGTVTLEQLATVEDLRGKVKDSVALTNGNVFVHLSVSRADGSDLITTQRKVEEVVRGINAEANGKYQMKVMFEAVSYIEHAVTNLSRDVLIGGALAIIILFVFLRNWRVTLVIATTLPLSALMTFIAMKIGGYNIDMVSLLSLSLSVGLIVDAAIVVLESIYHFRERGEELKQAIIKGTREVLTPVFTSQLTIIIVFLPLVFADFEDWLKPILATIAFTVSSAIIASTIAAFFFVPVFSDRFLQKDKHVALEGEGKEHVVNRLFNSLLRLALRHRVKTIIVALLMFVGAGFLMPLMKMGQGINPNENFIFATLEMPTGSTLERAQKAALTGEEALRGIPEVKDVFFFSSSTGSEIFISLVPKSERTRDKELLTADINDRLNSIPGIESISMTFGQQGASAPIQLDIIGDDMEQMRKIATDVEGMLSTVPGLTNIRNDFKEGKEKVTLIPKQEALARLNVDHRSLLQQLSVWIGSQQITSITKDGIEVDVVAQMPDDWLKHPEQLKQMMVTAKDGAQVPLADLVDWYYSKSPITLIHEKGERIVTVSAEMQGSDLGTVGREINEKLPGLVVPAGYKVEIAGKLKEQSANLAQGIFVFVGVLALIYVIMVAQFGRLSQPFIILLTIPMALVGVVMGFVLTQRTFGEMAMIGIIMLVGIVVSNAILLIDRINLLRNRGMATAEAIVQGTKDRVRPVIMTKLTAILGMLPMGLAMAEGSDLEAPLATAVISGLIFHTLVTLVLVPVLYSLFEGAKERRLARKAARQAKREAKRIAKQNKNSNTSHKEM; from the coding sequence ATGAACAAGATGATTCTCTTTTTGCTGAAGCGGCGCCTGATCGTCTATCTGTTTACCTTTTTGCTCGTCATCGCCGGTCTTGGCTCCCTGCTCAGCTTCAACGTTGAGTTGGTTCCGAAAACGAACTTCCCCGTGCTCTCCGTCAACATCTCAGGTGGGGCGCTGCCTCCGGAAGAGATGGAAGAGAAGATTACGAAAAAAGTAGAGCAGGAACTGAAATCGATTGCGGATATCAAAGAATATTCGTCTACGACAGGTACCGGCTACGTCAACGTGCAGATTACGGCCACGGAAGGGCAAGGCGAAAAAGTCAAGCAGGACGTGCAAAATGCCGTGAACCGCTTGCGCAACGGGTTCCCGAAAGCCGTTGACAGCGTCAGCGTGAACCAGATGAACTTCGGGAATGAACAAATGATCGACTACGCGCTGGTCGGAGCCGATCCGCAGGCGATGCTCAGCCTGGCGAAAACGACGATCAAGGACCGGATCGAGGAAGTGTCCGGGGTGAAGGAAGTCGCCGTATCGGACCGCAGCTTCGAAAACAAGATCGCCATCACTTTGCGTCCAGACAGGCTGAGTGCGTATCGGACTACCCCGTCAGAGGTGATCTCGCAGCTTCAGGAGACGAACTGGAAGCAAGCGATCGGCACGCTGGAAAACACGGGCTTTGACACCGTCGTCATGATTGACAACACGTTCAACTCGGTTCAGGAACTGAACGCGTTGCCGATTGTGACGCCAAACGGCACGGTTACGTTGGAACAGCTCGCGACGGTCGAGGACTTGCGTGGAAAAGTGAAAGATTCGGTAGCGCTGACGAACGGAAACGTATTCGTGCACTTGAGCGTTTCGCGCGCGGATGGCAGCGACCTGATTACGACCCAGCGCAAAGTCGAGGAAGTCGTCCGCGGGATCAATGCGGAAGCGAATGGCAAATACCAGATGAAAGTCATGTTCGAAGCCGTTTCGTACATCGAGCATGCGGTGACCAACCTCAGCCGTGACGTTTTGATCGGTGGCGCGCTGGCGATCATCATCTTGTTCGTGTTCCTGCGCAACTGGCGGGTGACGCTCGTCATCGCGACGACGCTGCCGCTGTCCGCGCTCATGACGTTTATCGCCATGAAAATCGGCGGCTACAACATCGACATGGTCAGTCTGCTCTCGCTTAGCTTGTCTGTCGGCCTGATTGTCGACGCCGCAATCGTCGTCCTGGAGAGCATTTACCACTTCCGGGAAAGAGGCGAGGAGCTCAAGCAGGCGATTATCAAAGGAACGCGAGAGGTTTTGACGCCGGTCTTCACCTCGCAGCTCACGATCATCATCGTCTTTTTGCCGCTCGTCTTTGCTGACTTTGAAGACTGGCTCAAACCGATTTTGGCGACGATTGCCTTTACGGTATCTTCCGCCATTATCGCATCGACCATCGCCGCTTTCTTTTTCGTTCCCGTCTTTTCCGATCGTTTTTTGCAAAAAGACAAACACGTCGCGCTGGAAGGCGAAGGAAAAGAGCATGTGGTTAATCGGTTGTTTAACAGCCTCTTGCGACTGGCCTTGCGCCACCGGGTCAAGACGATTATCGTCGCGCTCCTGATGTTTGTCGGCGCGGGCTTCCTCATGCCGCTCATGAAGATGGGGCAAGGCATTAACCCGAATGAAAACTTCATTTTTGCCACGCTGGAGATGCCTACCGGCTCCACCCTGGAGCGGGCACAGAAGGCGGCACTGACCGGAGAGGAAGCGCTGCGCGGCATCCCGGAAGTAAAAGACGTGTTCTTCTTCTCCTCCAGCACAGGGTCGGAGATTTTCATTTCGCTCGTGCCCAAATCAGAGCGCACGCGCGACAAAGAACTGTTGACGGCCGATATTAACGATCGCCTCAACTCGATCCCGGGCATTGAATCCATCTCGATGACGTTCGGGCAGCAAGGGGCTTCGGCGCCGATCCAGCTCGACATCATCGGGGATGATATGGAGCAAATGCGCAAAATCGCTACCGATGTGGAAGGCATGCTGTCCACCGTACCGGGCTTGACCAACATTCGCAACGACTTTAAAGAAGGCAAGGAAAAAGTAACGCTCATTCCGAAGCAGGAGGCGCTCGCCAGACTGAACGTCGACCACCGCTCCTTGCTCCAGCAGTTGAGCGTATGGATTGGCAGCCAGCAGATCACGTCGATCACGAAGGATGGAATCGAGGTGGATGTCGTCGCCCAAATGCCGGACGACTGGCTGAAGCACCCGGAACAGCTCAAGCAAATGATGGTGACAGCCAAGGACGGCGCCCAGGTGCCGCTGGCTGACCTCGTGGACTGGTACTACAGCAAGTCTCCGATTACGTTGATCCATGAAAAAGGCGAGCGGATCGTAACGGTATCTGCCGAGATGCAAGGAAGCGACTTGGGGACGGTTGGCCGTGAAATCAATGAGAAGCTGCCGGGCCTGGTCGTTCCTGCCGGGTACAAGGTGGAGATCGCCGGGAAGCTGAAAGAGCAAAGCGCCAACCTCGCGCAAGGGATTTTCGTCTTCGTCGGCGTGCTCGCGTTGATCTACGTCATCATGGTCGCGCAGTTTGGCCGTCTCTCGCAGCCGTTCATTATTTTGCTGACGATTCCGATGGCCTTGGTCGGCGTGGTGATGGGCTTCGTGCTTACACAACGAACGTTTGGCGAAATGGCGATGATCGGGATTATCATGCTGGTCGGGATCGTCGTGTCCAACGCGATTTTGCTGATCGACCGGATCAACCTGCTGCGCAATCGCGGGATGGCTACCGCCGAAGCGATTGTACAAGGCACGAAGGACCGCGTCCGCCCGGTTATCATGACGAAGCTGACGGCGATTCTGGGGATGCTGCCGATGGGACTGGCGATGGCGGAAGGCTCCGACCTGGAGGCACCGCTCGCGACAGCCGTAATTTCCGGCTTGATCTTCCACACGCTGGTGACGCTGGTGCTCGTGCCTGTGCTGTACTCGTTGTTTGAAGGAGCCAAAGAAAGACGGCTCGCCCGCAAGGCAGCGCGTCAGGCCAAACGAGAGGCAAAGCGCATCGCGAAGCAAAACAAAAACAGCAACACGTCTCACAAAGAGATGTAA
- a CDS encoding efflux RND transporter periplasmic adaptor subunit — protein sequence MKKRASIIMASLLLVTAGCGGPAPEPPAQVEAKAKVVEVVKVQKGAQPVFLRVTGMVEAKRDAELPFGTGGTISAIQVSKGMKIAQGQLLATLDSRYYQKEVEAAASQVEEAAARKTKALKGATAEAIEQQRLQVQSAQSRLEKAKQDLAAGEKLFAGGAISQTEINDLRRALTQAEISARDAQLSLTELQRGAQPEDIAMANASIKAAAGQVERAKKSLDDAKIHAPFAGTVVDVYKQTGEQASPGEKIVHLVDLTEVKVTLDVTNDLISQFQEKAKVQAVSDDGKKSEGTITFVSPVVSKETGKYRVEVTIPNPDGFWRGGMAATIEAPRKVNGFLVPLESVGVSSTQHYVMAVENGLTVKKEVKTGQIVDDQIEILSGVKEGDQLLRSGITFYVEGQKVEAKGE from the coding sequence GTGAAAAAACGGGCATCGATCATTATGGCCTCTCTCTTGCTGGTTACAGCCGGCTGCGGAGGACCGGCACCAGAGCCTCCGGCGCAGGTGGAAGCCAAAGCGAAAGTCGTGGAGGTCGTCAAAGTACAGAAGGGAGCACAACCTGTTTTCCTGCGGGTAACGGGAATGGTGGAAGCAAAGCGCGACGCGGAACTGCCCTTTGGCACTGGGGGAACGATTTCGGCCATCCAGGTGAGCAAAGGGATGAAGATTGCACAAGGACAGCTTTTGGCGACACTGGATTCGCGCTACTACCAAAAAGAAGTCGAAGCCGCTGCCAGCCAGGTAGAAGAGGCGGCCGCCCGCAAAACGAAAGCGCTGAAGGGCGCGACAGCAGAAGCGATCGAGCAGCAGCGCCTGCAAGTGCAAAGTGCCCAGAGCCGTCTGGAAAAGGCGAAACAAGACCTCGCAGCAGGCGAGAAGCTGTTCGCGGGAGGCGCTATTTCGCAAACCGAAATAAATGATTTGCGCCGCGCCCTGACCCAAGCGGAAATTTCCGCCCGCGACGCCCAGTTGTCGCTCACCGAGCTGCAACGCGGAGCGCAGCCAGAGGACATCGCGATGGCGAACGCTTCGATCAAGGCGGCAGCCGGACAGGTGGAGCGGGCGAAAAAGAGTCTGGATGATGCGAAAATTCACGCGCCTTTTGCCGGAACGGTCGTAGACGTTTACAAGCAGACTGGCGAGCAGGCTTCTCCAGGCGAGAAAATCGTCCATCTGGTCGACTTGACGGAAGTGAAGGTCACGCTCGACGTCACCAACGATCTCATCAGCCAGTTCCAGGAAAAGGCGAAGGTGCAGGCAGTATCTGACGACGGGAAAAAGAGCGAGGGCACGATTACCTTCGTCTCGCCTGTCGTGAGCAAGGAGACGGGCAAGTACCGCGTGGAAGTGACGATTCCGAACCCAGACGGCTTCTGGCGCGGGGGAATGGCTGCGACGATTGAGGCGCCGCGCAAAGTAAACGGGTTCCTCGTACCGCTGGAAAGCGTCGGAGTCAGCTCTACCCAGCATTACGTCATGGCGGTGGAAAACGGCCTGACCGTGAAAAAGGAAGTCAAAACCGGACAAATTGTCGACGATCAAATCGAGATTCTCTCGGGTGTCAAAGAAGGCGACCAGCTTTTGCGCAGCGGTATTACTTTCTACGTCGAGGGGCAAAAAGTAGAGGCGAAGGGAGAATAG
- the pepF gene encoding oligoendopeptidase F, whose translation MNKSKTLPKRSDVPAEYKWRLEDIYATDADWEKDVQKAKQLTEQIAALKGTLAQSGKQLLAALTLQDELLKTLDTVYVYARMRRDEDNANSTYQGLTDRATSLSTQVYGAIAYIQPEILAIPTEELEKWIKETEGLAHYRILLEEITRFKPHTLSAEEEALLANMSELASAPTKIFGMLNNADMKFPMITDENGEEVELTKGRYTQFMESKDRRVRKEAFQALYATYGKFRNTIAASLTSAIKGDVFYARTRKYPSALYAALFSDNVDLSVYDNLISTIREHLPLMHRYIALRKKLLGVEELHMYDLYVPIVPEVDMKIPYDQAVATIKEALHPLGEEYGRVLAEGFSNGWIDVHENEGKTSGAYSWGAYTTHPYVLMNYQDNVNNMFTLAHEMGHALHSYHSNQAQPYTYADYKIFVAEVASTLNEALLMHHLLQTTTDKKQRMYLINYYLEQFRGTVFRQTMFAEFEKIVHEKEEQGEPLTADSLSAIYRELNVAYHGPEMVVDSEVDLEWARIPHFYRNFYVYKYATGFSAATSLSKQILEEGQPAVDRYLQFLKGGSSDYPLNLLKKAGVDMASPAPIAEALSVFKGLLDEMEQLLAEN comes from the coding sequence GTGAACAAAAGCAAAACATTGCCAAAACGAAGTGACGTCCCCGCTGAATACAAGTGGCGGTTGGAGGATATTTACGCGACCGACGCGGACTGGGAAAAGGATGTGCAAAAGGCGAAGCAACTGACCGAGCAGATTGCCGCTCTGAAAGGGACGCTGGCGCAGTCCGGGAAGCAGTTGCTCGCAGCGCTGACCTTGCAGGACGAGCTGCTGAAGACGCTCGATACCGTGTACGTGTACGCGCGCATGCGCCGCGACGAGGACAATGCGAACAGCACGTATCAGGGACTGACTGACCGTGCCACCAGCCTCAGCACGCAAGTGTACGGGGCAATCGCGTACATACAGCCGGAGATTTTGGCGATCCCGACAGAAGAGCTGGAGAAGTGGATCAAGGAAACAGAGGGACTCGCGCATTACCGGATTTTGCTGGAAGAGATTACGCGCTTCAAGCCGCATACGCTTTCCGCGGAAGAAGAGGCGCTTCTGGCGAACATGAGCGAGCTGGCTTCTGCCCCGACCAAAATTTTTGGCATGCTGAACAACGCCGACATGAAGTTCCCGATGATTACGGACGAAAACGGCGAAGAGGTCGAGCTGACCAAAGGGCGCTACACGCAGTTCATGGAGAGCAAGGACAGACGCGTGCGCAAGGAAGCTTTCCAGGCGCTGTACGCCACGTACGGCAAGTTCCGCAATACGATCGCGGCGTCGCTGACTTCTGCGATCAAAGGCGACGTCTTCTACGCCCGGACGCGCAAATATCCGTCCGCGCTGTACGCGGCTCTTTTCTCGGACAATGTGGACTTGTCCGTGTACGACAATCTGATCTCGACGATCCGCGAGCATTTGCCGCTCATGCACCGCTACATCGCTCTGCGCAAAAAGCTGCTCGGCGTAGAGGAGCTGCACATGTACGACCTGTACGTGCCGATCGTGCCCGAGGTCGACATGAAAATCCCGTACGACCAGGCGGTAGCCACGATCAAGGAAGCGCTGCATCCGCTCGGCGAAGAGTACGGCCGCGTGCTTGCCGAAGGCTTTTCCAACGGCTGGATCGACGTGCACGAAAACGAAGGAAAGACGAGCGGGGCGTATTCGTGGGGCGCGTACACGACCCATCCGTACGTGCTCATGAACTACCAGGATAACGTGAACAACATGTTTACGCTGGCGCACGAGATGGGCCATGCGCTGCACAGCTACCACTCCAACCAGGCGCAGCCGTACACGTATGCGGACTACAAAATTTTCGTGGCCGAAGTGGCTTCGACGCTCAACGAAGCGTTGCTGATGCACCACTTGCTGCAGACCACGACAGACAAAAAGCAGCGGATGTACTTAATCAACTACTACCTGGAGCAATTCCGCGGCACCGTTTTCCGGCAAACGATGTTTGCCGAGTTCGAAAAGATCGTACACGAGAAGGAGGAGCAGGGAGAGCCGCTGACAGCCGATTCGCTCAGCGCGATTTATCGCGAGCTGAACGTCGCTTACCACGGACCGGAGATGGTCGTGGACAGCGAGGTGGACCTGGAGTGGGCGCGCATCCCGCACTTCTATCGCAACTTCTACGTCTACAAGTACGCCACCGGGTTTTCGGCCGCGACGTCCTTGTCCAAACAGATTTTGGAGGAAGGCCAGCCGGCTGTGGACCGCTACCTGCAATTCCTCAAGGGCGGCAGCTCCGACTATCCGCTCAATCTCTTGAAAAAGGCGGGCGTGGACATGGCTTCTCCGGCTCCGATCGCGGAAGCGTTGAGCGTGTTCAAAGGCTTGCTGGACGAAATGGAACAGCTTCTCGCAGAAAACTAA
- a CDS encoding UDP-glucose dehydrogenase family protein, whose amino-acid sequence MKVAVIGTGYVGLTTAVSLAMNGHQVIGIDLVEAKIVKLRQGISPIYEPGLEEALKQVLENGTLAFSTKLQEAADADVFFVCVGTPEAADGTADLRYLYSAVAAIEQMHQASPKRRVVVVKSTVPVGTGDKVAELLSGCRELSVASNPEFLREGSALYDALAPSRIVIGAGEPETREVMEELYKGVDAPRVVTTRANAELIKYASNAFLATRISFMNELARLSAALGTDIVTIAHGMGLDSRIGPEFLRAGVGYGGSCFPKDTIALLQLAAQNGISLGILEQVRKVNATQPVWFLQQLQPFVPDCRGKRIAVLGLAFKPDTDDIREAPSLAVLQALEEKGAAVFAYDPIATDAVRQKFPNVTYTKTAEEAVQGAHAALLITEWKECVQLDWEQVYQKMAQPVLLDGRNAWPAKIVKEAGFRYVGVGKS is encoded by the coding sequence ATGAAAGTTGCCGTTATCGGTACCGGCTACGTAGGGCTGACAACCGCTGTCTCCCTGGCCATGAACGGCCATCAGGTGATCGGCATCGATCTGGTCGAAGCCAAAATTGTCAAACTGAGGCAAGGAATCTCGCCCATCTACGAGCCCGGGTTGGAGGAAGCGCTGAAACAGGTGCTGGAAAACGGCACCCTCGCTTTTTCCACGAAGCTGCAGGAGGCAGCAGACGCGGACGTTTTCTTTGTTTGCGTCGGCACTCCGGAAGCGGCTGACGGGACCGCCGATTTGCGCTATTTGTACAGTGCCGTAGCTGCGATCGAACAGATGCATCAAGCCTCCCCGAAAAGGCGAGTCGTAGTCGTCAAAAGCACGGTGCCAGTGGGGACGGGCGACAAGGTTGCCGAGCTGCTCAGCGGCTGCAGGGAGCTGTCGGTCGCGTCCAATCCGGAGTTTCTGCGAGAGGGCAGTGCGCTGTACGACGCGCTGGCGCCTTCGCGGATTGTCATTGGAGCGGGCGAGCCGGAAACGAGAGAGGTCATGGAGGAGCTGTACAAGGGGGTGGACGCTCCGCGCGTGGTCACGACCCGCGCGAACGCCGAACTGATTAAGTACGCCTCCAACGCCTTTTTGGCGACGCGCATTTCTTTCATGAATGAGCTGGCGCGGCTGAGCGCGGCACTGGGAACCGATATCGTGACGATCGCGCACGGCATGGGGCTGGACAGCCGGATCGGGCCGGAGTTTTTGCGGGCGGGCGTCGGCTATGGCGGATCCTGTTTTCCGAAAGACACGATTGCCTTGCTGCAGCTCGCTGCGCAAAACGGCATCTCGCTCGGTATTTTGGAGCAAGTGCGCAAAGTCAACGCCACGCAGCCCGTCTGGTTTTTGCAGCAGTTGCAACCGTTCGTTCCGGACTGTCGCGGCAAGCGGATCGCGGTACTCGGATTGGCGTTCAAACCGGATACGGACGACATTCGCGAGGCGCCGTCCCTGGCCGTCCTGCAAGCGCTGGAGGAAAAGGGAGCTGCGGTTTTCGCCTACGATCCGATCGCAACCGACGCCGTGCGGCAGAAGTTTCCGAACGTTACGTACACCAAGACAGCCGAAGAAGCCGTGCAAGGCGCACATGCCGCGCTTTTAATTACCGAGTGGAAAGAGTGCGTGCAGCTCGATTGGGAACAGGTCTACCAAAAGATGGCCCAGCCCGTTTTGCTGGACGGACGCAATGCGTGGCCGGCCAAAATCGTCAAGGAAGCCGGATTTCGCTATGTGGGCGTAGGAAAAAGCTGA
- a CDS encoding glycosyltransferase — protein MHRVLVYRRKFLPRSETFIYEQLLGHQRVKPVVLTRQRPFNRKQFPYSPVYVRKAMAGLSGWLKRKKIKCLHARFGPAGLELLPYAKKAGLPLITSFHGFDATKRVRENPGYRRSLKRLFRKGKAFTVVSNHMKKRLIRLGCSGDKITLIRSGIDLRKFPMLPPQPVHDGEYRLLSVGRLTEKKGMDTLIQAFVQVHKKHPKAKLIIVGDGEKKKKLRSMIKKYKLEKQVVLKGALPHQAVQRELARCHLFVIACKTAKNGDQEGIPNVLMEAMASGRPVISTYHAGIPELVEHGESGYLVPERSPAKLGRMINHVLASAHEWPEMTARARMKVEKNHDIHQQRLKLEELYLRVMKKR, from the coding sequence ATGCATCGGGTCCTCGTCTATCGGAGAAAATTCCTGCCCCGAAGCGAAACCTTCATCTACGAGCAATTGCTTGGGCACCAGAGAGTCAAACCTGTCGTGCTGACCAGACAGCGGCCGTTCAACCGCAAACAGTTTCCGTACTCGCCGGTCTATGTGCGCAAGGCAATGGCGGGCCTCTCCGGGTGGCTGAAGCGAAAAAAGATCAAATGCTTGCATGCGCGGTTTGGCCCGGCTGGCCTGGAGCTGCTTCCGTACGCCAAAAAGGCGGGACTGCCGTTGATTACTTCTTTTCACGGCTTCGATGCGACCAAGCGCGTGCGGGAAAATCCGGGCTATCGCCGCTCGCTGAAGCGACTGTTTCGCAAAGGCAAGGCGTTTACCGTCGTCAGCAATCATATGAAAAAGCGGCTGATCCGCCTGGGCTGCTCGGGCGACAAAATCACGCTGATCCGCTCCGGCATTGATCTGCGCAAATTTCCGATGCTGCCGCCCCAGCCGGTCCACGATGGCGAGTACCGGCTGCTCAGCGTTGGCCGCCTGACGGAGAAAAAAGGCATGGACACGTTAATCCAGGCGTTCGTGCAGGTGCACAAAAAGCATCCGAAGGCCAAGCTGATTATCGTCGGCGACGGCGAGAAAAAGAAAAAGCTGCGCAGCATGATTAAAAAATACAAGCTGGAAAAGCAAGTCGTCCTCAAGGGCGCTTTGCCGCATCAAGCGGTGCAGCGCGAGCTGGCGCGATGCCATCTGTTTGTCATCGCCTGCAAAACGGCCAAAAACGGCGACCAGGAAGGCATCCCGAACGTGCTGATGGAAGCGATGGCGTCCGGCAGGCCCGTCATTTCGACGTATCACGCGGGCATTCCCGAACTGGTGGAGCACGGGGAGTCCGGCTATCTCGTCCCGGAGCGCTCTCCGGCGAAGCTCGGACGGATGATAAACCACGTGCTCGCATCCGCGCACGAATGGCCGGAAATGACGGCGCGGGCGAGGATGAAGGTGGAGAAAAACCACGATATTCACCAGCAGCGTCTCAAACTGGAGGAGCTTTATTTGCGTGTGATGAAAAAACGATGA
- a CDS encoding NAD-dependent epimerase/dehydratase family protein: MTKALVTGCAGFIGSHLTQRLLNDGVTVIGIDGFVDNYDVAAKLRNLAEIGSHPAFTFHSTMLQAERWKDWLDGVDVVYHLAALPGVRNSWGKAFAEYVSHNILATQLLLEACMQRPKPPVIVVSSSSSVYGTMQGTLTDESAPLRPVSPYGVTKEAMEQVCSVYVKAYGLPITMLRYFTVYGPRQRPDMAFHRFFRQMMKGDPVVVYGDGQQSRDFTYVTDAVEANILAGRHAAPGEIFNVGGNREVKLIDVLNIMGTLMNISPKISFQPGPAGDSLRTCADIRLAEQRLGYRPQVSLEEGLRRQLADMRFQPRS, translated from the coding sequence ATGACAAAAGCACTTGTCACCGGTTGTGCTGGTTTTATCGGGTCGCATCTGACCCAGCGCTTGCTAAATGACGGGGTGACAGTGATCGGCATCGACGGCTTCGTCGATAACTACGACGTTGCTGCCAAACTCCGCAATCTCGCAGAGATCGGGAGCCATCCCGCCTTTACTTTTCATTCAACCATGCTGCAGGCAGAGCGGTGGAAAGACTGGCTGGACGGAGTAGATGTGGTCTATCACCTGGCTGCGCTGCCCGGCGTGCGGAACAGTTGGGGCAAGGCATTCGCGGAGTACGTCAGTCACAATATTTTGGCTACCCAACTGCTTCTGGAGGCGTGCATGCAAAGGCCAAAACCGCCTGTCATCGTCGTCTCTTCTTCCTCTTCTGTGTACGGCACGATGCAAGGGACGCTAACGGACGAATCTGCTCCGCTGCGTCCCGTATCGCCTTATGGCGTCACGAAGGAAGCGATGGAGCAGGTGTGCTCCGTCTACGTCAAAGCGTACGGACTGCCGATCACGATGCTGCGCTACTTTACCGTGTACGGCCCGAGACAGCGGCCGGACATGGCTTTTCACCGCTTTTTCCGGCAAATGATGAAGGGAGATCCCGTCGTCGTTTACGGAGATGGGCAGCAATCGCGAGACTTTACCTACGTTACGGACGCCGTAGAGGCAAACATATTGGCGGGGCGCCACGCTGCACCCGGCGAGATATTCAATGTAGGTGGAAATCGTGAAGTAAAATTGATCGACGTGCTGAACATCATGGGCACGCTGATGAACATCTCGCCGAAAATCAGCTTTCAGCCCGGTCCGGCAGGCGACTCGCTGCGCACTTGCGCGGACATTCGGCTGGCTGAGCAGCGCCTGGGCTACCGTCCGCAAGTTTCCTTGGAAGAGGGGCTTCGTCGGCAGTTGGCGGATATGCGTTTTCAGCCGAGGAGCTAA